In Monodelphis domestica isolate mMonDom1 chromosome 3, mMonDom1.pri, whole genome shotgun sequence, the following proteins share a genomic window:
- the LOC103100411 gene encoding myelin-oligodendrocyte glycoprotein-like yields the protein MEIVNSKGSFLSSFLIFLLLETHTLASEQFSVIGPTEPIQAWVGRKADLPCYLSPQKNAQSMKVIWFQSLEIVHHYEDGQDKFDNQSPKFQGRTELVKDAITRGNVTLRIWNITAADKGHYKCHFDDGLYQEEAGIELLVSGEESNVKF from the exons ATGGAGATTGTCAATTCTAAAGGCTCCTTTCTCTCCAgctttctcatcttcctcttgCTTGAGACACATACACTGGCTTCAG AGCAATTTTCAGTGATTGGACCTACAGAACCCATCCAGGCTTGGGTAGGAAGAAAGGCAGACCTACCATGTTACCTGTCTCCCCAAAAAAATGCTCAATCCATGAAGGTTATTTGGTTCCAATCTCTGGAAATAGTGCATCACTATGAAGATGGGCAGGATAAGTTTGACAATCAAAGCCCTAAATTCCAAGGGAGGACAGAGCTGGTGAAAGATGCCATCACTAGAGGAAATGTCACCCTGAGGATATGGAACATTACAGCCGCGGACAAAGGACACTACAAATGCCATTTTGATGATGGTTTGTATCAAGAAGAAGCTGGAATAGAACTACTTGTCTCAGGTGAGGAGTCAAATGTGAAGTTCTAG